Sequence from the Sphingomonas koreensis genome:
CGCGCCGGATGCGGAGAGATCGCGATTGGGCGACGCATAGCTTCCGTCCGCCAGTCGGGCCGGGATGGTGAGGCCGGCCGCCGCGCCATCGGGCGGCGTCGGCGCGGCAACGCGAACCGGGGCGGGAACCGGGCGCGGTGTGGGCGCCATCGCCTGCTTCTGCCCAGCACATCCGGCAAGGGCGGTCAGCGCGGCGAGCGAAGCAAGGACGCGGTACGACATGCCCGCATCCCATCATGCTTAGGTAAATACCGCGTTAACTGCGCGGCGGGGCTTCGAAAGGGATTCCCTCAGGCCGCGCGCTTCTCCAGCGCGTGCGCGGCCTCGGCCATCAGCTGGGCGATGATCTCGGCGACCGGCTCTTCCTTGGTCACCATGCCGACCGACTGGCCCGCCATCAGCGATCCGTTGTCGACATCGCCCTCGATCACCGCGCGGCGCAGCGCGCCCGCCCAGTAATGTTCGATCTGGAGCTGCGCTTCCATCATCTCGACCTTGTTCTCGTCGAGCAGCTGGGCGACCTCGCGCTGCTTGGCGGTGAACAGCTCGGACGAGGCGTTCTTGAGCGCGCGCACCGGGATCACCGGCAGGCGCGGATCGATCTGCACGCTGGCGACCGCGTCGCGCGCGCTGGCACGGAAGAACGCCTTCTTGAAATTGGGATGCGCGATGCTCTCGGTCGCGCAGGCGAAGCGCGTGCCGAGCTGGACGCCAGCCGCGCCCATGTCGAGATAGCCGGCGATCGCCTCGCCGCGACCGATCCCGCCGGCGACGAACACGGGCACCTGCTCGGCGACCTCGGGCAGGATTTCCTGCGCCAGCACGCTGGTCGATACCGGGCCGATATGCCCCCGGCTTCCATTCCCTCGACCACCAGCGCGTCGACGCCCGATCGGATCAGCTTCTTGGCGAGGCTGAGCGCGGGGGCGAAGCAGATCAGCTTGGCGCCGTTCCCCTTGATCGCGTCGAGCGACCCGGCCGGCGGGAGCCCGCCCGCCAGCACGATGTGCGAGACATCGTGCTTCGCGCACACCGCGATCAGGTCGAACAGTTGCGGGTGCATGGTGATGAGGTTCACGCCGAACGGCTTGTCGGTGAGCGCCTTGGTTCCCGCGATCTCCGCGTCGAGCAATTCGGGCGTCATCGCGCCGCACGCGATCAGGCCGAACCCGCCCGCGTTCGAGATGGCGGAGACGAGGTTGCGCTCGCTCACCCACGACATCGCGCCGCACAGGATCGCAGTCTTGCTGCCCAGAAACTCGATGCCGCGCGCCATGCGGCGCTGAAGGCGCTCTTCCCCAATGCTCATCGCCTTGCCCTAGCCGCGCCTGCCCCGTCCCGGCAAGTCTGGCCAGCGCCGCGCCCGCGCATTAGGAAGCTGGCGCATGAAACGCCCAGCGCTCGCCAGCCTCGCCCTGCTCCTCCTCGCGCCCGCCGCCGCGGCCCAGGAACCGCTGTTCGACAATCATGTCCACCTCTGGAAGGGCGCGGAATCACTGCGCGAATACCGTGCGCAGTCGAAAGCCGCCGGGCTCGATCCGGTCGCCGCGGTGATGTGGTTCGGCGGACCCAATCAGGCGCGCGAGGGCAATCCCGATGCGATCCGGGCCAGCAACGACGCGATCATCGCGCTCGCCAAGGCCAATCCCAAGCTGGTCCCTGTCGCGACCGTCCATCCCTATGACGGCGACGCCGCGATCGCCGAGGTGCGGCGCGTCGGCGCGGCCGGCGTGAAGCTGCTCAAGATCCACGCCCACACCCAGAAGTTCGACAATGCCGACCCGCGCGTGCTCGCCGTCGTCCGCGCTGCCGGGGAGGTTGGCGTGGTCGTGCTGATGGACAATGCCAGCATCCTGCCCGGCGACAATGAGAAGCTGTTCAACCTCGCCCTTTCCGCGCCGAAGACCCGGTTCATCTTCGCGCATATGGGCGCGATGGGCTTCCGCTTCTGGAACATGCTCAAGGCCGCGCGCACTGCGGAGGGGCTGTTCGGCGAGAATATCTATTTCGACATCTCCGCCACCGTGACGCTGACCGCCGACTCGCCGATCGAGGACGAGTTCGTCTGGACGATGCGCAATGTCGGGATCGACCATATCCTGCTGGGGTCGGACTATCCGCAATTCTCCCTCAAGCAGACTGTCGAGGCGCTGGAAAAGCTCGGCCTGACCGCCGAGGAGCTGGCGAAGATTCGCTACGGCAATGCGCGCAAGCTGCTCGGCCTGAAGGACTGACGCGATGACCCGCTTTACCCGCCGTACCCTGCTCGCCGCCGCCGGGGCGCTGCCCGTTGCCGCCTGCGCCCCGCGCGTCGCGGCGGCCCATACCCCGCTTCGTGTCGTGACCTTCAACATCTGGCACGATGCGGGCAACTGGCCGCTGCGCCTCAAGCTGATCGTCGATGTGCTCCGCGCCGCCGACGCCGATGTCATCGCGCTGCAGGAGGTGCTGCAGGATTCGAAGAAGAACCTGCCCAATCAGGCGGAGACGATCGCCGCCGCGCTGGGTGGCTATACCGCGCATTTCATGTCGACCTCGCCCGAGGGTGCGGCCAACCGTTACGGCAACGCCATCCTGACGCGGCTTCCGGTGACCATGGTCGACACGATCAAGCTCGAGCCTCTCGAAGACTATCGCACCGCGATCCGCCTGCGCGTCGACGCGCATGGCCTCCCGGTCGATATGGTCAACACTCACCTCGCCTGGCAGGCCGATGCTGGCCCGGTGCGCGCGCGGCAGATTCGCGGACTGCTCGACTGGTTGCCGCGGGATGACGCACCGCTGGTGCTGATGGGCGACTTCAACGCCCCGCTCGACGAGGCCGCGCTCGCCCCGCTTGCGGTCCGCGGTCTCGAACCCGCGCTCAGGCCCGGTGCGACCGACACTACGCTCGTCGTCTCACGCGGGCACAAGCCGCGCGTGATCGACCATATCTTCGCCGATCCGCGCCTGTTCGACGTGACCGACGCGCGCCGCATCGGCGACGTGGCGGTGGATGGCGAGTTGCCGTCGGATCATTTCGGCGTGGCCGCGACGCTCACCCCGCGCTGAAGGCGGGTGATTGCGGATTTAATGGATGATTTCTCTTCGTCACCCCGGCCTTGTGCCGGGGTCCACCGGCCGGCAAGGGCTGGACAAGAGGCTTTAAGTCATCCGCTGAGGCGCAGTGGACCCCGGCACAAGGCCGGGGTGACGGGGGAAGGAGGCATACCTCCTGCTCCTGTCGATACCGTTCCGGCTTACGCCGCGTCGTCTTCCGGCGCGTCCAGCCCATAGGCGGTATGCAGCACGCGGACGGCCAGTTCGGTCTCGTCCTCGTGGATCAGCACGCTGACCTTGATCTCGCTGGTGGTGATGGCGAGGATGTTGATGCGGCGCTCGCCCAGCGTCTCGAACATCGTCGCCGCGACGCCGGCATGGCTGCGCATCCCGACACCGACGACGCTGATCTTCGCGACCTTGGTGTCGTGGATCAGCGCGTCGTACCCGATCGGCGCCTTGCTCTTCTCGAGCACGTCGAGCGCACGTGCCAGCTCGGCGCGCGGGACGGTGAAGGTCACGTCGGTCGAGCCGGTGGCATGCGCCACGTTCTGGACGATCATGTCGACGTTGATTCCGGCCTCGGCCAGGGGGGTGAAGATATGGCCCACCGCGCCTGGCCGGTCGGGGACGTTGGTGAGCGTCACCTTCGCCTCGTTCTTGTCCGCGGCGATGCCGGTGATGAGCTGCCGTTCCACGTCGTTGATCTCCTCTTCGCCGACGATCAGCGTGCCGCGATGGCCCTCTTCGTCGCGATTGTCCTCCAGCGAGGAAAGCACGCGCACGCGCACGCCTTCCTTCATAGCAAGCCCGACCGAGCGGGTCTGGAGCACCTTCGCTCCGACGCTCGCCAGTTCCAGCATTTCCTCATAGGTGACCTTGGACAGCTTGCGCGCCCGCGGCACGATGCGCGGATCGGTCGTATAGACGCCGTCCACATCGGTGTAGATGTCGCAGCGATCGGCCTTCATCGCCGCCGCCACCGCCACCGCGCTGGTATCCGATCCGCCCCGGCCGAGCGTGGTCACGCGATTGTCCTCGGCCAGCCCCTGGAAGCCGGGGATCACCGCGACATTGCCATCGGCAAGGCTGGCATTGAGCTCGGTGGTGTCGATCGTGCCGATGCGCGCGCTCGCATGCGCGCTGCTGGTGTGGATCGGCAGCTGCCAGCCGAGCCACGAGCGCGCGGGCACGCCGATCGCCTGCAGCGCGATGGCGAGCAGCCCGCTCGTCACCTGCTCGCCGGCCGAGACCACCGTGTCATACTCGCGCAGGTCGTAGAGCGGCGACGCTTCCCTGCAGAAGCCGACGAGCCGGTCGGTTTCGCCTGCCATGGCGGAAACGACCACCGCGACCTGATTGCCCGCTTCCCACTCGGCCTTCACGCGATTGGCGACGTTACGAATCCGCTCGATGCCCGCCATCGACGTGCCACCGAACTTCATCACAATGCGTGCCATCTGGTCCTACCCCCTTGGGTGTGTGTGGGCGCGCTGATAGGAGGGGGGGATGGCGATGACAAGCAAAGCAACCATTGACCCGCGTGAAGCTGAGCATTTCGGGCGGCTTGCGGCGGACTGGTGGAACCCCAAAGGCGCGTCGGCGATGCTCCACCGCCTCAATCCGCCGCGGCTGCGCTATATCCGCGAGGCGATCGACGCGCATTGGGGCGGTGATCCGAACAGCTTCACGCCGCTGGCGGGCAAGACTGCGCTCGATGTCGGCTGTGGCGCCGGGCTGTTGTGCGAACCGCTCGCCCGGCTCGGCGCACAGGTGACGGGAGTCGATGCGGCGCCCGAGAATATCGGCGCCGCGCGCGCCCATGCCCAGGCATCGGGCCTGACCATCGACTATCGCGCGGGCGAGTTCGAGAATGAGGTGAAGGGGCGGACCTTCGATCTCGTCACCTCGATGGAGGTGATCGAGCATGTCAGCGATCCCGCCGCCTTCGTCGCGGGCCTCGCCGCTGCGTTGGCGCCGGGTGGGCTGATGATCCTTTCCACGCCCAACCGCACGCCGTTGTCGCGGCTTGCGATGATCACCGTGGGGGAGGGGTTGGGCATGATCCCGCGCGGCACGCACGACCATGCCAAGTTCATCACCCCGGACGAGCTGACCGCCCTGCTCGCCGATGCGGGGCTGGAGGTTGCCGACCTGCGCGGCCTCAGCTTCTCGCCGGGCGCCGGCTTCCACCTCTCGGACGACACCAGCCTCAACTATCTGCTGACCGCGCGCCGCCCGGCATAGCGACCGGGGATTCGCGGCGTGCTCATCGCCGCGCTCCGGCAAGCCAGAACAGCGTAGCGGCCACCGCCCACAGGCCGCTGAAGAATGCCGTCAGCGCGCTCACGTCGCGTGGCCAGCCCGGCCCTTCGGCGCCCAGGCCGCCTGCCAGCGCGATCGCTCCGATGGCCAGTTGTACTCCGGCGGCGGCGCCCAGCGTCCGCGCCATGCCGCCGGGCTTGAGGCGCGCCACGCATGCCCCGCCGGTCAGGATCGCGATCACCGCGGCGAACATCAGATTGGCGGCATTGCCCTCGTCGCCGATGATGCCGACCGCCAGGTTGATCCAGATGAGCAGGAACAGGCCCAGCGTCGTCAGCACCGATGCCGCGCGATAGACGATGTTCTGTGCGCGGCTGGCGAGCAGCTCATAGGCTCCGAGCACGACGGTCAGCAGCGTTCCCATCGCCAGAAAGTCGCTGGCCGTCCAAACGACCTCGCTGGTGTAGTACATTGCGATGGCGGGTACGCACAACAGTGCCGCCGCCATGCTCCAGCGCGTCACGCGCCACCGGTTGATCTGCTTCGTCTGTGCGATCGTGGTCATGTGTCGAACCTCGTCCTGATGAGGCTCGCTTGTCCCGCGTCACGGTGGTGAGCGTCATGAGCGGCGGATGAGCGATGCGTGAGGAAGGTGGAGTTTTCCTACCGCTACCGGCCTGTGATAGCTGGAATGTCCCATGCCGAACCGGGACCCTCTTTCCCTCCTCTCGATCCGTCCGGTACGCGTCGCGCCGGCGTCGCTTCCCTGTCGCCCGGGTGTCGCTTCGCTGCCTATTCCTGTCGCCTCGGTGTCGCGTCAGCGTCGCGAGGATGTCGTGCGGGTGTCGCGTCGGTGTCGCGTCGCAGTCGTTTCACGGTCGCGAACCGGTCGCGTGCGCCGGAAAACGGCTTCTTTTCGTGAACTTCGTCCGTCCTTGCCCTCAGTACAGGCGTCCGCCGTTCGGCACCGCCACGCTCGGGTGGAACAGCACCACCTTCCCCTCGGCATCGGGGAAGCCGAGCGTCAGCACCTCGGACATCATCGGCCCGATCTGGCGCGGCGGGAAATTGACCACCGCCGCGACCTGCCGTCCGGGCAGGTCGTCAAGGGCGTAATGCTCGGTGATCTGCGCCGAGGATCGCTTGATGCCGATCGTCGGACCAAAGTCGATCGTCAGCTTGTAGGCGGGCTTGCGTGCCTCCGGAAACGGCTCGGCGGCGATGATCGTGCCGACGCGGATGTCCACCGCGAGGAACTGGTCGAAAGAGATTGCCGCCGCGGGCGGGGCCGAGGCGTCGTGATTCATATGCATGACTTAGAGACTGGCTCCATCGAACTTGTGAATGGTCAGCGCATCGAGGTCGATATCGTCGGCGCAGCGCAGGTTGATCGCCACCATCTCCTTGCCGTCCGGCCCCGTTCCGCCGCCAAAGGGGGAACAGCCGCAGGTCGCACAGAAATTGTGCCGGATATGGTGCTTGTTGAACTGGTATGTGGTCATCGCTGCCGGATCGGTGTGCAGCGTGAACTGATCGGCGGGCGCGAAATGGAGCAACGATCCCTTGCGGCGGCAGATCGAGCAGTTGCACGAGACCGCGCCGGAAGGCGCATCGCCCTCGAGCGTATAGCTGACGTTGCCGCAATGGCAGCTTCCGGTGACCGGCATTTCGGCTCTCCTCCGATTGACAGGCGCGCGCTGGTTCGCACAGTCGCGGACGAAAGGAAATGCATGGCCGTCAAGCTGCACCCGGATTGGCTCGAACCGCTTCAGCGCGAATT
This genomic interval carries:
- a CDS encoding aspartate kinase, translating into MARIVMKFGGTSMAGIERIRNVANRVKAEWEAGNQVAVVVSAMAGETDRLVGFCREASPLYDLREYDTVVSAGEQVTSGLLAIALQAIGVPARSWLGWQLPIHTSSAHASARIGTIDTTELNASLADGNVAVIPGFQGLAEDNRVTTLGRGGSDTSAVAVAAAMKADRCDIYTDVDGVYTTDPRIVPRARKLSKVTYEEMLELASVGAKVLQTRSVGLAMKEGVRVRVLSSLEDNRDEEGHRGTLIVGEEEINDVERQLITGIAADKNEAKVTLTNVPDRPGAVGHIFTPLAEAGINVDMIVQNVAHATGSTDVTFTVPRAELARALDVLEKSKAPIGYDALIHDTKVAKISVVGVGMRSHAGVAATMFETLGERRINILAITTSEIKVSVLIHEDETELAVRVLHTAYGLDAPEDDAA
- a CDS encoding endonuclease/exonuclease/phosphatase family protein, whose protein sequence is MTRFTRRTLLAAAGALPVAACAPRVAAAHTPLRVVTFNIWHDAGNWPLRLKLIVDVLRAADADVIALQEVLQDSKKNLPNQAETIAAALGGYTAHFMSTSPEGAANRYGNAILTRLPVTMVDTIKLEPLEDYRTAIRLRVDAHGLPVDMVNTHLAWQADAGPVRARQIRGLLDWLPRDDAPLVLMGDFNAPLDEAALAPLAVRGLEPALRPGATDTTLVVSRGHKPRVIDHIFADPRLFDVTDARRIGDVAVDGELPSDHFGVAATLTPR
- a CDS encoding tRNA-binding protein, which gives rise to MHMNHDASAPPAAAISFDQFLAVDIRVGTIIAAEPFPEARKPAYKLTIDFGPTIGIKRSSAQITEHYALDDLPGRQVAAVVNFPPRQIGPMMSEVLTLGFPDAEGKVVLFHPSVAVPNGGRLY
- a CDS encoding GFA family protein, whose amino-acid sequence is MPVTGSCHCGNVSYTLEGDAPSGAVSCNCSICRRKGSLLHFAPADQFTLHTDPAAMTTYQFNKHHIRHNFCATCGCSPFGGGTGPDGKEMVAINLRCADDIDLDALTIHKFDGASL
- the ubiG gene encoding bifunctional 2-polyprenyl-6-hydroxyphenol methylase/3-demethylubiquinol 3-O-methyltransferase UbiG: MAMTSKATIDPREAEHFGRLAADWWNPKGASAMLHRLNPPRLRYIREAIDAHWGGDPNSFTPLAGKTALDVGCGAGLLCEPLARLGAQVTGVDAAPENIGAARAHAQASGLTIDYRAGEFENEVKGRTFDLVTSMEVIEHVSDPAAFVAGLAAALAPGGLMILSTPNRTPLSRLAMITVGEGLGMIPRGTHDHAKFITPDELTALLADAGLEVADLRGLSFSPGAGFHLSDDTSLNYLLTARRPA
- a CDS encoding amidohydrolase family protein, giving the protein MKRPALASLALLLLAPAAAAQEPLFDNHVHLWKGAESLREYRAQSKAAGLDPVAAVMWFGGPNQAREGNPDAIRASNDAIIALAKANPKLVPVATVHPYDGDAAIAEVRRVGAAGVKLLKIHAHTQKFDNADPRVLAVVRAAGEVGVVVLMDNASILPGDNEKLFNLALSAPKTRFIFAHMGAMGFRFWNMLKAARTAEGLFGENIYFDISATVTLTADSPIEDEFVWTMRNVGIDHILLGSDYPQFSLKQTVEALEKLGLTAEELAKIRYGNARKLLGLKD